The window AACGTTACCACGATTTAAGAAAAGATATCATTGATCATTTCTACTGCGTTAAGTGCTTATCTGAATCAACATATTTTTTATCGCTTTTGGCTAAACAAGATTATTGCTACCAACTATGCAATTGTATCAACCAAAAAGAATGTGTACAAATCGATTCAACAACTTTTTTTCATAAAAAAATAAAACTATGCATACAAAAAATGCATAGCCATCAATCGCTTAAACCAATACTTGTATTACTAGAAGATGCAAAAAAACGATACTACAACCAAGACAGACAATTTTTCCACGAACTCTTTGTGCTCATATTTACAGTACAGAAACAAATTCTTTTACGTGAACACAAAGAGAAAAAACAATCTCTGAAAAATACAACACTTTCTACCATTGTTGAGATTGGTGAAAAAATTAACAAGCTCCCCATTTCAGAAGTATTAAACGCTATAGACATGCTGGTGAGAGAACTACCACCATTTTTAGAAAAATATGAACTCAATTCAAAAATAACATGGAAAGAATGGCTCAAAAAATATTGGTGGGTACCGCCAATATTTGGCGCATGGTTTGGATTAAGAATATTATTGAGCTTTCAACGATCTCATTATTATTTTCCACCATACATGTCGCCAAGACCGGGACATCCAATTACAAGCAACGATCCCGCATGGGCAATTATTGAACAAGAATCACACTTTAGAGATACACAACCGAACAATTCTTAGAAAGCAATGCACGATATTTTTCCATCAACTCTTCATACTTTGGTCGTCGCAAAATATCGACAATTTCTCGATACGAATCTTCTAAACTTCTTACGTGTTCTGGTGTTTTTTCGACTAACCTAAACAGCTCAAATCCATCATTTACTAAATGTGGCAATGATATTTTACCTGGTTCCATGGTATAAATAAACTGTTTGCTTTCTGCAACATCAGCATGATTAATGGTGAACGGTTCACTCCAGGCAATATTTGCAACGCCTTTTCCTGTCTGAGCATAGTTAACCAGAACTTTATATTGTTTATCAGATGATATTTTTTTGGACTGCGGCACAAATGCGCGCTCTATTGTATATGTTGCTTCTATTACCGTAGGATTATTTGTGTAATACTCTTCAACATCTCTACGCGGAACAATCAAATTTGAACGAATTTTGATATCTAACATAGTGTTTATCGTTTGCATCATCTGTAATTGCTGACGACCTTCTTCTATGGTGTATCCTGAAGACGTAAATATCTGTTCCAACTCTTTTTCTGATAAATTATGCTCGCGTTGAATTTGTGCAAGATATGCATCGATGGATTCTTCATCTTGTGGAAGATGGTGTTTTTTTGCATCGAGAAGTACTTCTCTTTCAAAAACAACTTCCTCTTTTGTGCGAAAACCACCACCAAGAGCGGGACGATCAATATCAGACTTAGTAATAATTTCTACTTCTTGCCCGTATACAACAACTTCAATCTGATCTAATAAAACAAAATTTGATGTATCCTCCTTCGCTAAAGCTTCGGCGGACACGTCAATTTCTGCTTTTTCTGCTACAAGAATTGAGGATGCAATTAAAAATAATATTATCATGCGCATTTTCATACTACTTCCACACTATATAAGTTTATTGTTTTGTAATCCCAAACCCGCTCGCCCTGCGCGCCCTCCATAGCTTTAGCGAAGGAGGGAGTGTCCTACGAAGCCTTGGCGAAGTAGGATGTATCGAAGGATACGCATATAAGTATAACCAATATTGCAACAAAAATCATTACTTCACTCTTGTATCATCCCGCGCTCGTCCTGAACTTGTTGAAGGATTGTATTCGAGCGCTCGAAGATACCCTTCAACAAGTTCAGGGTGAGCGCGCAGGAAAATTTATGCAAAAAAGCTTAAGTGATTTATACCGTATTATTTATAAAAAAAGAGGAGCGTATCGCTCCCCTTTTTTTAATCATGTATTGTATTTACGCAAGTCGTTTTTCTACCGCTTCTTTTTTATCTGGAGCAGTTGCAACTCCACCAGTTTGCAACCCAGCTTGTTCTTGTGGCATTTCTGGAGATTTGAAAAAGTCCTCATTCACTTCAACAGAATATTCTTTTTTCAATGCATCAATCTCTTTACCAAAAACTTCAACTCGTTTATTTTGTTCGAGTTGTTCTTTTAATCTATCTTTAATTTGTTCATACGGAATGTATTTTGGTTCTTCTTTTGCGGTAGCATTCACAACCCAGAACATTCCATTCACATCAAACACCTCAACTGATGGAGCTGTTCTAATCGCTGCAATCTTATCGCGCAATTGTTCGTCAATGCCAATGCTTTGATTGTTTACCAATTTAAAGTCTCTAATTTTTGCAGTAAGACCATCATCTTGAGCTACCTTCTTAAATCCACCTGGTGCGGTTTTTGCTCGTGTAGCAAACGTGCGTGCTGTTGCTGCATCTGCAAATTCAATACCAGTCGCTGCAACGCCACCTTGTGATATGGTTAAACCTTGTATTTTGTCTTTATTTGCTTCGTAGAAAGATCTTACTTCAGATTCAGGTACCGAAACAGCTTTTCGCTCACTGAAGAATTTTGAATTAAGCATACGCTCCATTGAATCACATAAATCTTTCAGTTCAGCTTGATATGCCGCTGTTTGATTAATGTTGTTGGCAACAATATATTCATCAACAATTTTCTGATTAATTAATCCTTCCAAAATATTACGATCAACTTCTTTAGAATCCATAAATGCTAAAGCTTGTCTAATTTGAGGATTTGCTTTTAAAAGTTTTTCTTTTTCTAGTTGTAAGCTATCGGTAGTAATTGCAGGCATTCCTTTCATCGTTACCAAAACCTCACCAGTCATCGGCGTTCTACCTTCTTGTGAGCTTCTGGTTTCTGTTGGGGCTTGATCACCCTTGAACATGTCAATACATCCCGGTAAAAAAGAAAGTGTTGCAACAACACCACCAACCAACATATTTTTATGAATTTTATTATTCATACCTACCCTTTATATATAAAAATCTATTATATTGTGATAATATTTTTTTATCCTACCACAGAATCGACATTTTACAATGATGAACCACAATGAAAAAAAAGAATAAAAAATATCTTTTATTTCTTTCAAACACGCGCTAAAATATCCAAAATGAACCCATTAAAAAAAAGGAGCCTATCACCACTCTCTACACACCCCCCAACAATCACATCTGCATAACGTTTATGATATTATTCAAACAAAAAGAAGGATTTTTCCGATGAAAAAAAATATCTTACTCGTTCAATCGCTACTCATTCTCCCTTTGATCTCATCTTCGATACTCTTAAGCATGGGCAAGCCAACCGTCTTGGGCACAGAAAACAAACTAACATATAGAGAAAAGCTCGAAACACCGATAAATAGAAGCAAAAGTTCCATCAAAAGAGAAAAAAAGAGACAAAAACAACAACAAGCACTTAAATCTTCAGCTGAAATTAGAGCAGAACCAAAAGTA of the Candidatus Babeliales bacterium genome contains:
- a CDS encoding peptidyl-prolyl cis-trans isomerase, producing the protein MNNKIHKNMLVGGVVATLSFLPGCIDMFKGDQAPTETRSSQEGRTPMTGEVLVTMKGMPAITTDSLQLEKEKLLKANPQIRQALAFMDSKEVDRNILEGLINQKIVDEYIVANNINQTAAYQAELKDLCDSMERMLNSKFFSERKAVSVPESEVRSFYEANKDKIQGLTISQGGVAATGIEFADAATARTFATRAKTAPGGFKKVAQDDGLTAKIRDFKLVNNQSIGIDEQLRDKIAAIRTAPSVEVFDVNGMFWVVNATAKEEPKYIPYEQIKDRLKEQLEQNKRVEVFGKEIDALKKEYSVEVNEDFFKSPEMPQEQAGLQTGGVATAPDKKEAVEKRLA